A stretch of Saccharomyces cerevisiae S288C chromosome IV, complete sequence DNA encodes these proteins:
- the REF2 gene encoding RNA-processing protein REF2 (RNA-binding protein; involved in the cleavage step of mRNA 3'-end formation prior to polyadenylation, and in snoRNA maturation; part of holo-CPF subcomplex APT, which associates with 3'-ends of snoRNA- and mRNA-encoding genes; putative regulatory subunit of type 1 protein phosphatase Glc7p, required for actomyosin ring formation, and for timely dephosphorylation and release of Bnr1p from the division site; relocalizes to the cytosol in response to hypoxia) has product MSAPVPQLVNISHALQASTIQQIRLDMVDFNKDCKLSSIQLARIDKYIDSLQAALNQFTKDNLHIERKEKNVTEADIQLYSGLKSMYLDYLNQLIKLKHEKQHHSTPPIANDVSLDFFVNQLPKFSPEERKNYIDNLILNKNSHNRLSKMDGLVDAVINLCVLDTSVAENVRSYMKLLDTLGFQKGSNSTGTKANLKKKLASSKAKIKDSEKEKEKEKDKSKVKMKTKLKPSPLLNNDDKNSSPSPTASTSSMKKLKSGLFNKNEAKSTESLPTSSKKKLSFSKYLNKDDADMTKLGTKRSIDVDFKVNPEASTVASNIISSSTSGSSTTTVATPASSEEPLKKKTKISVQDSNVQSILRNGKPKKARISSIKFLDDSQLIKVYGDDLPNQGLQVSPTQLKKILKPFKEGEPKEIILFEDMSIKLKPLDLMFLKNTNSDDYMDISETKGGPIHCETRTPLIYRKNFNHFNPDLNKRPPREPIEFDLNGNTNSTPTIAKAFGKNSLLLRKDRGGLPYKHVPIVKRNKYPPRPVH; this is encoded by the coding sequence ATGTCAGCACCTGTTCCTCAATTAGTAAATATTTCTCATGCCTTGCAAGCTTCCACTATCCAGCAAATTCGTTTGGATATGGTAGATTTTAATAAAGATTGCAAATTATCTTCCATTCAACTGGCAAGAATTGACAAGTATATCGATTCTTTGCAAGCGGCTTTGAATCAGTTTACCAAAGATAACTTGCACATAGAACGGAAGGAAAAGAACGTGACTGAAGCAGATATACAGCTGTATTCTGGCTTAAAATCAATGTATCTAGATTATTTGAACCAGCTAATTAAACTAAAGCATGAGAAACAACACCACTCTACACCGCCCATCGCTAATGATGTCTCCCTGGACTTCTTCGTTAACCAATTGCCTAAGTTTTCTCCCgaggaaaggaaaaattacATTGACAATTTAATCCTGAATAAAAATAGCCATAATCGATTATCTAAAATGGATGGTCTGGTAGATGCAGTCATCAATTTATGCGTCTTGGATACTTCCGTTGCTGAAAATGTACGATCCTATATGAAATTATTAGATACATTGGGTTTCCAAAAGGGTTCGAATAGTACTGGTACAAAGGCCAAcctcaaaaagaaattggcTAGTTCGAAAGCAAAGATAAAGGattcagaaaaagaaaaggagaaggAGAAGGATAAATCAAAAGTCAAGATGAAAACTAAATTAAAACCTTCTCCTTTGCTCAATAACGATGACAAAAATTCTTCTCCATCGCCTACTGCATCTACCTcttcaatgaagaaattgaagtcGGGtttattcaataaaaatgaagcTAAGTCTACAGAATCTCTACCTACTtcttccaagaaaaaactaTCATTTTCTAAATATCTGAACAAGGATGACGCAGATATGACCAAGCTTGGGACTAAACGGTCAATAGATGTGGATTTCAAAGTCAACCCCGAAGCATCCACGGTGGCTTCTAATATCATATCTTCGTCAACGTCAGGATCGTCAACCACAACGGTAGCGACTCCTGCTTCTTCAGAAGAGCccttaaaaaaaaaaaccaaaatatCCGTGCAAGACTCTAATGTACAATCGATTTTGAGAAATGGTAAACCGAAAAAAGCACGCATAAGTAGcatcaaatttttggatGATTCCCAACTAATAAAAGTTTACGGTGACGATCTACCGAACCAAGGGCTACAAGTTTCTCCTactcaattgaaaaaaattctgaaaCCATTCAAGGAGGGGGAACCGAAGGAAATTATATTGTTCGAGGATATGTCAATCAAATTAAAACCTCTTGATTTGATGTTTCTGAAGAACACAAACAGTGATGACTATATGGATATATCCGAGACTAAAGGTGGCCCAATACATTGTGAAACAAGGACCCCGTTGATctatagaaaaaatttcaatcaTTTCAACCCGGACTTGAATAAAAGGCCGCCAAGAGAACCCATAGAATTCGACTTAAATGGAAATACGAACTCAACCCCGACTATAGCAAAGGCTTTCGGTAAAAATAGTTTATTACTAAGGAAGGACAGAGGTGGTTTGCCATACAAGCATGTCCCCatagtaaaaagaaataaatatcCTCCAAGACCAGTACACTAA
- a CDS encoding uncharacterized protein (hypothetical protein; identified by fungal homology and RT-PCR), translated as MKQMMIEASISKDTLRLLICFFEIKQCHISLQPTCYYQNWVRYSSIYYQL; from the coding sequence ATGAAACAGATGATGATTGAAGCATCCATAAGTAAAGACACTTTGAGGTTGCTaatttgcttttttgaaataaaacaGTGCCATATATCACTCCAGCCTACTTGTTATTATCAGAATTGGGTACGGTATTCATCTATATATTACCAGTTGTAA
- the NUP42 gene encoding FG-nucleoporin NUP42 (FG-nucleoporin component of central core of the nuclear pore complex; also part of the nuclear pore complex (NPC) cytoplasmic filaments; contributes directly to nucleocytoplasmic transport and maintenance of the NPC permeability barrier and is involved in gene tethering at the nuclear periphery; interacts with Gle1p; human homolog NUP42 can complement yeast mutant), with protein sequence MSAFGNPFTSGAKPNLSNTSGINPFTNNAASTNNMGGSAFGRPSFGTANTMTGGTTTSAFGMPQFGTNTGNTGNTSISAFGNTSNAAKPSAFGAPAFGSSAPINVNPPSTTSAFGAPSFGSTGFGAMAATSNPFGKSPGSMGSAFGQPAFGANKTAIPSSSVSNSNNSAFGAASNTPLTTTSPFGSLQQNASQNASSTSSAFGKPTFGAATNTQSPFGTIQNTSTSSGTGVSPFGTFGTNSNNKSPFSNLQSGAGAGSSPFGTTTSKANNNNNVGSSAFGTTNNQSPFSGGSGGTFGSASNLNKNTNGNFQSSFGNKGFSFGITPQNDANKVSQSNPSFGQTMPNTDPNISLKSNGNATSFGFGQQQMNATNVNANTATGKIRFVQGLSSEKDGILELADLAEETLKIFRANKFELGLVPDIPPPPALVA encoded by the coding sequence ATGTCAGCTTTCGGTAACCCATTCACGTCGGGTGCTAAGCCTAATCTTTCTAATACAAGTGGTATCAACCCTTTCACAAATAATGCTGCTAGTACCAATAACATGGGAGGAAGTGCATTTGGAAGACCTAGTTTTGGAACAGCAAACACAATGACAGGAGGAACCACCACTTCAGCATTTGGAATGCCCCAGTTTGGTACCAATACAGGCAATACTGGCAATACGTCAATTAGCGCTTTTGGGAACACCAGTAATGCGGCTAAACCGTCAGCATTTGGAGCACCAGCATTTGGTTCTAGCGCCCCCATCAATGTTAATCCGCCTTCTACTACGTCAGCATTTGGAGCACCGTCATTTGGATCAACAGGTTTTGGTGCTATGGCGGCGACAAGTAATCCTTTTGGTAAAAGTCCTGGCTCAATGGGCTCTGCATTTGGTCAACCAGCTTTTGGAGCGAACAAAACTGCTATCCCTTCTAGTTCGGTtagtaatagtaataaCTCCGCATTTGGTGCTGCGTCAAACACGCCCTTGACCACAACTTCTCCTTTTGGTTCACTGCAACAAAACGCATCACAAAATGCATCATCTACATCGTCAGCGTTTGGCAAACCGACTTTCGGCGCAGCTACTAATACCCAGTCGCCATTTGGTACTATTCAAAATACAAGTACAAGCAGTGGGACAGGAGTATCCCCATTTGGCACATTTGGAACtaatagtaataacaaATCACCTTTTAGTAATCTACAGAGCGGAGCAGGCGCTGGTTCTTCGCCGTTTGGTACTACAACCTCCAAAGctaacaacaacaataacgTGGGCAGTAGCGCATTCGGAACGACGAATAATCAATCTCCTTTTAGCGGAGGTTCTGGGGGCACCTTTGGTTCTGCTTCTAACCTCAATAAAAATACCAATGGCAACTTTCaatcttcttttggtaATAAAGGGTTTTCATTCGGAATTACACCACAAAACGATGCCAACAAAGTCTCGCAATCGAACCCTTCATTTGGGCAAACAATGCCAAACACAGATCCGAACATAAGTTTGAAGAGCAATGGTAACGCAACCTCTTTTGGATTTGGACAACAACAGATGAATGCTACTAATGTCAACGCTAATACGGCCACCGGAAAAATTAGATTTGTTCAAGGGTTATCTTCTGAAAAGGACGGTATTCTAGAATTGGCCGATCTCGCAGAGGAAACACTGAAAATATTCAGAGCAAACAAGTTTGAACTAGGCCTTGTCCCTGATATACCTCCACCACCTGCATTGGTTGCATAG
- the MSS116 gene encoding ATP-dependent RNA helicase (Mitochondrial transcription elongation factor; DEAD-box protein; required for efficient splicing of mitochondrial Group I and II introns; non-polar RNA helicase that also facilities strand annealing; promotes RNA folding by stabilizing an early assembly intermediate; binds G-quadruplex (G4) nucleic acids and destabilizes G4RNA structures) codes for MLTSILIKGRTPVLASRNLLAALSNCNHITWAVSRRLYNDGNRDQRNFGRNQRNNNSNRYRNSRFNSRPRTRSREDDDEVHFDKTTFSKLIHVPKEDNSKEVTLDSLLEEGVLDKEIHKAITRMEFPGLTPVQQKTIKPILSSEDHDVIARAKTGTGKTFAFLIPIFQHLINTKFDSQYMVKAVIVAPTRDLALQIEAEVKKIHDMNYGLKKYACVSLVGGTDFRAAMNKMNKLRPNIVIATPGRLIDVLEKYSNKFFRFVDYKVLDEADRLLEIGFRDDLETISGILNEKNSKSADNIKTLLFSATLDDKVQKLANNIMNKKECLFLDTVDKNEPEAHERIDQSVVISEKFANSIFAAVEHIKKQIKERDSNYKAIIFAPTVKFTSFLCSILKNEFKKDLPILEFHGKITQNKRTSLVKRFKKDESGILVCTDVGARGMDFPNVHEVLQIGVPSELANYIHRIGRTARSGKEGSSVLFICKDELPFVRELEDAKNIVIAKQEKYEPSEEIKSEVLEAVTEEPEDISDIVISLISSYRSCIKEYRFSERRILPEIASTYGVLLNDPQLKIPVSRRFLDKLGLSRSPIGKAMFEIRDYSSRDGNNKSYDYDDDSEISFRGNKNYNNRSQNRDYDDEPFRRSNNNRRSFSRSNDKNNYSSRNSNIY; via the coding sequence ATGTTGACCTCTATATTGATAAAAGGTCGCACACCTGTTCTTGCAAGCAGAAATTTATTAGCAGCTCTCTCGAATTGCAACCATATTACTTGGGCTGTTTCAAGAAGATTATACAATGATGGAAACAGAgatcaaagaaattttggtaGGAATCAGagaaacaacaacagtaaCAGGTATAGAAACTCCCGTTTCAATTCTCGCCCAAGGACAAGGTCTAGAgaagacgatgatgaagtGCACTTTGATAAGACCACTTTTTCCAAACTAATTCACGTCccaaaagaagataatagTAAAGAAGTAACGCTGGACTCTTTACTGGAGGAAGGAGTCCttgataaagaaatacaTAAAGCCATTACCAGGATGGAATTTCCCGGTTTAACTCCTGTACAGCAAAAGACTATCAAACCAATATTATCCAGTGAAGACCATGATGTTATCGCAAGAGCTAAAACCGGTACAGGTAAGACATTTGCCTTCTTGATTCCAATTTTCCAGCATTTGATAAATACGAAGTTCGATTCTCAATATATGGTAAAAGCTGTTATTGTCGCACCAACAAGAGATTTGGCCTTGCAAATCGAAGCagaggtgaaaaaaatccaCGATATGAATTATGGCTTGAAAAAGTACGCTTGTGTCTCTTTAGTTGGTGGTACTGACTTCAGGGCAGCTATGAATAAAATGAATAAGTTGAGACCAAACATTGTAATTGCCACTCCAGGGAGATTGattgatgttttggaaaaatactccaacaaattttttaggTTCGTAGATTACAAAGTGCTAGATGAAGCTGACAGATTGCTAGAAATTGGATTCAGGGATGATTTAGAAACTATTTCTGGTAttttaaatgaaaagaacTCCAAATCAGCCGATAATATCAAGACTTTGTTGTTCTCTGCTACTCTGGACGACAAAGTACAAAAGTTGGCAAACAATATCatgaataaaaaagaatgtcTCTTTTTAGACACAGTAGATAAGAATGAACCTGAAGCACATGAAAGAATTGATCAGTCTGTCGTCATTTCAGAAAAGTTTGCCAATAGTATATTTGCTGCTGTGGAGCatataaagaaacaaataaaGGAAAGAGATTCTAATTACAAAGCCATTATTTTTGCACCAACTGTTAAATTCACATCCTTTTTGTGCAGTATTTTAAAGAATGAATTTAAGAAAGATTTACcaattttggaatttcATGGTAAAATTactcaaaataaaagaacaagttTAGttaaaagattcaaaaaagatgaaTCCGGTATTTTGGTTTGTACGGATGTGGGAGCCCGTGGTATGGATTTCCCAAACGTCCACGAAGTTTTGCAAATTGGTGTTCCATCTGAGTTGGCTAATTATATTCATAGAATTGGTAGAACAGCCAGAAGTGGGAAAGAAGGATCTTCTGTGCTATTCATTTGTAAAGATGAATTGCCATTTGTTAGAGAGTTGGAAGATGCAAAAAATATAGTCATTGccaaacaagaaaaatatgagcCCAgtgaagaaataaaatctGAGGTCCTAGAGGCAGTGACCGAAGAACCGGAAGACATATCAGATATTGTAATAAGTTTAATCTCATCCTACAGATCCTGTATCAAGGAATACAGGTTTTCTGAAAGGCGCATACTTCCTGAAATTGCTTCCACTTATGGTGTACTGTTAAATGATCCTCAATTAAAGATTCCAGTATCCAGAAGGTTTTTAGATAAATTAGGTTTGAGCCGTAGTCCAATTGGTAAGGCAATGTTTGAAATTAGAGACTATAGTAGTAGAGATGGAAATAACAAGTCCTACGattatgatgatgattcagaaatttctttcaGAGGCAACAAAAACTATAATAATAGGAGCCAAAATAGAGATTACGATGACGAACCGTTTAGAcgcagcaacaacaatagACGCTCATTCTCCCGTAgtaatgataaaaataattacTCCAGTAGAAACAGCAACATATATTag